In a single window of the Dinghuibacter silviterrae genome:
- a CDS encoding anthrone oxygenase family protein: protein MKNILIGFSFFTASIYMGVMWALHFFWYPSWQYLNLGSVQDAFVGPTSRATSFFTILVPIMMVCCIILIITEWKKPTAWTTWVMTAGILGATLVGQLLIIPINKTVAAGVADQQTLTTLLERWMMLNNVRMAITTVMWLGCLFFCLVRKNNP, encoded by the coding sequence ATGAAAAATATACTCATCGGCTTTTCCTTTTTCACCGCCTCCATATACATGGGCGTGATGTGGGCCCTTCACTTCTTCTGGTATCCCAGCTGGCAATACCTCAACTTAGGAAGCGTCCAGGACGCCTTTGTAGGCCCCACCAGCCGCGCCACGTCCTTTTTCACCATCCTCGTCCCCATCATGATGGTCTGTTGCATCATCCTGATCATCACCGAATGGAAAAAGCCCACCGCCTGGACCACCTGGGTCATGACCGCCGGCATCCTCGGCGCCACTCTCGTCGGTCAGCTCCTCATCATCCCCATCAACAAGACCGTCGCCGCCGGCGTCGCCGACCAGCAAACCCTCACGACGCTTTTGGAGCGCTGGATGATGCTCAACAACGTCCGCATGGCCATTACCACGGTCATGTGGCTGGGCTGCCTCTTCTTTTGTTTGGTA
- a CDS encoding acetoacetate decarboxylase family protein, translating into MSIPNRIKAYTGRYALVDGIPFTMPVRTVNAQAFMAGFFCDYQKAAALLPGIQLHPLRLWNGKAVFMVTVVNYINTTIGKYIEYSLALAVTRGARPAPPMLPAVFMSTYHTGQFILDLPVSTEISVKGGKGIWGMPKHRASLDFNVTDDLVSAQYEDAGEFAFRIEIERPKTARFPLNIMATNYSHFRNMLMASYIYFNAGAGIRFGKKARGSIYIGEHARTAFMRDIGLEGDPFFTLFMPDATGVLDDHFQCWFMTYDTPPTSVTPEGMESVIYLGLGEQWLPAPSITDYARFKI; encoded by the coding sequence ATGAGTATTCCAAATCGAATCAAAGCCTATACAGGCCGGTACGCGCTGGTTGACGGCATCCCGTTTACGATGCCCGTGCGCACCGTCAACGCCCAGGCCTTTATGGCCGGTTTCTTTTGCGACTATCAAAAGGCTGCCGCGTTGCTGCCCGGCATCCAGCTCCATCCCCTGCGCCTCTGGAACGGAAAGGCCGTATTTATGGTCACGGTTGTCAACTATATCAACACCACCATCGGCAAATACATCGAATACAGCCTGGCGCTGGCCGTCACCCGCGGCGCCCGTCCCGCTCCGCCCATGTTGCCCGCCGTTTTTATGAGCACCTATCATACCGGCCAGTTCATCCTCGACCTCCCCGTCAGCACCGAAATATCCGTAAAGGGAGGCAAGGGCATCTGGGGCATGCCCAAACACCGCGCCAGCCTCGACTTCAATGTAACAGACGACCTCGTCTCCGCGCAATACGAAGACGCCGGTGAGTTTGCCTTCCGGATCGAGATCGAGCGCCCCAAGACCGCCCGGTTCCCCCTCAACATTATGGCCACCAACTACAGCCACTTCCGCAACATGCTCATGGCCTCGTACATCTATTTCAACGCCGGGGCCGGTATCCGTTTTGGTAAAAAAGCCAGGGGCAGCATCTATATCGGGGAACACGCCCGCACCGCCTTCATGCGCGACATCGGCCTCGAAGGCGACCCCTTTTTCACTCTTTTTATGCCCGACGCCACCGGCGTGCTTGACGACCACTTCCAGTGTTGGTTCATGACCTACGACACGCCCCCCACCTCCGTTACACCCGAAGGCATGGAAAGCGTCATCTACCTCGGCCTCGGCGAACAATGGCTGCCCGCACCCTCCATCACCGATTACGCCCGCTTTAAAATTTAG